The Excalfactoria chinensis isolate bCotChi1 chromosome 28, bCotChi1.hap2, whole genome shotgun sequence genome includes a window with the following:
- the LOC140263268 gene encoding inhibin beta E chain-like yields MAARSALPWLFAVAVLCGAAERCPSCGAGTERRLLEEAAKRQLLDGLRLRERPRIAHAVPRVAVARALRRLQADGPRRGDPPEDERRFEIISFAEEEPTSSPGTVLRFHLSPPPDQDVRVVQVQLWLYVRVPRGAVTNLTLSISLLEGHGDVGGGRRVLLSARRLSARSSGWRTFSLLPALSGSFGEELGSLRLHLQSSGDGGGFVTASNATQPRQPFLVASASLRDPQHRVAKRSLRCSRDSSLCCRRDHYVDFRAIGWNDWIISPEGYQLNYCVGQCPLHVAGSPGMASSFHSAVLSLVKANNVRTAAHSCCVPTRRRPLSLLYFDRNSNIVKTDIPDMIVDACGCS; encoded by the exons ATGGCGGCGCGCAGCGCGCTCCCGTGGCTGTTCGCGGTGGCGGTGCTGTGCGGGGCGGCCGAGCGGTGCCCGTCGTGCGGGGCCGGAACGGAGCGGCGGCTGCTGGAAGAAGCGGCCAAACGGCAACTGCTGGACGGGCTGCGGCTCCGAGAACGGCCCCGGATCGCCCACGCGGTGCCGCGCGTGGCCGTGGCTCGGGCGCTGCGGAGGCTGCAGGCGGACGGACCCCGACGGGGTGACCCCCCCGAGGATGAGCGGCGCTTTGAGATCATCAGCTTCGCGGAGGAAG AGCCCACGTCCTCCCCGGGCACAGTGCTGCGCTTccacctctccccccccccGGACCAGGACGTGCGCGTCGTTCAGGTTCAGCTGTGGCTTTACGTCCGCGTTCCTCGCGGCGCCGTCACCAACCTCACCCtcagcatctccctgctggAGGGGCACGGGGACGTCGGGGGGGGTCGCCGCGTATTGCTGAGCGCACGGCGGCTGAGCGCTCGGAGCAGCGGCTGGAGaaccttctccctcctccccgcCTTGAGCGGCTCCTTCGGGGAGGAGCTCGGAAGCCTCCGGCTGCACCTTCAGAGCTCCGGGGACGGCGGAGGTTTCGTCACCGCCTCCAACGCCACTCAACCCCGTCAGCCTTTCCTGGTGGCCTCGGCGTCTTTGAGGGACCCGCAGCACCGAGTGGCCAAACGCAGCCTGCGCTGCAGCCGCGACTCCTCGCTGTGCTGCCGCCGGGATCATTACGTGGACTTCAGAGCCATCGGTTGGAACGATTGGATCATCAGCCCCGAGGGCTATCAGCTCAACTACTGCGTGGGGCAATGCCCGCTGCACGTCGCGGGCAGCCCCGGGATGGCTTCGTCCTTCCACAGCGCCGTTCTCAGCCTGGTGAAGGCCAACAACGTGCGCACGGCCGCTCATTCCTGCTGCGTCCCGACGCGCCGCCGCCCCCTCTCGCTCCTTTATTTCGACCGGAACAGCAACATCGTCAAAACCGACATCCCCGATATGATCGTGGACGCGTGTGGGTGCAGCTGA
- the LOC140263266 gene encoding inhibin beta C chain-like, whose product MAALMTFLLLLILLWTASPHGAPHCPGCGLTALPPLAQRRLLLAMAQRSILAKLHLPEPPRAPQPPTRAALLSALRRVRPQLVAPQRPPSAAEQNYEVLSFAEAGPSTPRSTRLLFRFSQDLRGSSEVLQAHLHLHLFQPPPGPGSSQPVSIRLLHWDAKQNGSAELGEEVLEAKGPGWAVLDVSDAIRSALSRGTEQLTVELSTARPPGPPPFIYGDTYRPFVAIKARTGPSIRRRRRGIDCSGTSRMCCRKDFFVDFKEIGWEDWIIQPEGYHMNYCAGLCPPHVAAVPGVAASFHTAVLNLIKANNAEAAADSCCVPTQRRPLSLLYYDRDSNIVKTDIPDMIVDACGCT is encoded by the exons ATGGCGGCGCTGATgaccttcctcctcctcctcatcctcctttGGACGGCATCACCCCACGGAGCCCCCCATTGTCCCGGCTGTGGGCTGACAGCTCTGCCCCCCCTAGCTCAGCGCAGGCTGCTCCTGGCCATGGCTCAGCGCAGCATCCTGGCCAAGCTTCATTTACCAGAGCCCCCCCGcgccccccagccccccaccAGGGCAGCATTGCTCAGTGCTCTGCGTAGGGTACGACCTCAACTCGTCGCCCCCCAACGACCCCCCAGCGCTGCAGAGCAGAACTACGAGGTGCTGAGCTTCGCTGAAGCAG GGCCGTCCACTCCACGCAGCACCCGCCTCCTCTTCCGCTTCTCCCAGGACCTCCGTGGGAGCTCCGAGGTCCTACAAGctcacctccacctccacctctTCCAGCCCCCCCCAGGTCCTGGCAGCTCACAGCCCGTCTCCATCCGGCTGCTCCATTGGGATGCAAAGCAAAACGGCAGCGCGGAGCTGGGCGAGGAGGTGCTGGAGGCGAAGGGACCCGGCTGGGCGGTGCTGGATGTGAGCGATGCGATACGGAGCGCCCTGAGCCGCGGCACGGAGCAGCTGACGGTGGAGCTGAGCACGGCGCGACCCCCCGGCCCCCCCCCTTTTATCTATGGGGACACCTATCGGCCGTTTGTGGCTATCAAAGCCCGGACCGGACCTTCAATTCGCCGCCGTCGTCGCGGTATCGATTGCAGCGGAACCAGCCGGATGTGCTGCCGCAAAGATTTCTTTGTGGACTTTAAAGAGATCGGCTGGGAGGATTGGATCATCCAACCCGAGGGTTATCACATGAATTACTGCGCCGGGTTGTGTCCCCCGCACGTCGCCGCCGTCCCCGGGGTGGCCGCATCGTTCCACACCGCCGTCCTTAACCTGATCAAAGCCAACAACGCCGAAGCCGCCGCCGATTCGTGCTGCGTCCCGACTCAGCGCCGCCCCCTCTCGTTGCTTTATTACGACCGGGACAGTAACATCGTCAAAACCGACATCCCCGATATGATCGTGGATGCGTGTGGCTGCACTTAA
- the GLI1 gene encoding zinc finger protein GLI1: protein MFNPVTPQAPGYAEHCCPRPLHGPSAGTAGLQGLDFPVCHQPNLTSSHHGYGLAPGTEHQGGADGSRFSTPRGAGKLGKKRALSISPLSDSSVDLQTVIRTSPNSLVAFINSRCASSSGSYGHLSISTISPSLGYQNPPGQQKGQGQLFSHTPPLPPCSSHETLSSRTGLLHHTPARGTLKHCQQLKLERSLSSPLTAKYPEEKSEGDISSPASTGTQDPLLGMLSIREDLEKEDGKPESETIYETNCYWDGCAREFDTQEQLVHHINNEHIHGEKKEFVCHWAACSREQRPFKAQYMLVVHMRRHTGEKPHKCTFEGCNKAYSRLENLKTHLRSHTGEKPYVCEHEGCNKAFSNASDRAKHQNRTHSNEKPYICKIPGCTKRYTDPSSLRKHVKTVHGPDAHVTKKHRGSALPGHALPASAATQDMKQEKNTNGPAEIRKDDGKLLVPDLASKPQPSPGGQSSCSSDRSPLGSTTNNDSGVEMMGNTGGSYEDLSTLEDVVPGEPMGTSGLMALQKLENLRIDKLKQMRKPAANKSLNLPAIPGAGLSGDVAGLCVPSQRRISELSAADLAVPPSERRSSATSTVSSAYTVSRRSSAASPYLVGPNVPGDGGTMPGRSDGYDCISPDELRRSSAANPCGALPGVGSLTPAQRYRLKAKYAAATGGPPPTPLPSVEPLSLGGHGSLPGDYLEPAVPSCFTNGLLRRHSSNEHRVGSLHPHLVPGNGARRASDPARTAANPPHCVPKVQRFKSVGNMNGSALSRAALQPLPAPDGSLQRRVFSPHPPSIRENVYMESVNAEGSGPGTGSGMLEMDPFLNYPEGSFPCQGTDVQLQCGALYGGTQRSPGGGMQLNPGGHGEMEDGLLQPDFSLCQMNQHFPNPRAAGGTALPPWDEPPQSNELLVSSGQQHHSAPYPAPNHKVLGACQDGGFNDGRRLNCLQIKSEQRYSAPGPALAACHSAKAAQPAAFGRAVGGYEAEEQPTHGGYVGMLSPRGRRAHTPTSQAKEVMVRSYVQAQQALMWGEPPKGGEAGVGLGDECGQYQGAHAAPYLGPKYSAYQPKASHLQGLLENTHLLSPPPCFNPDMVPHPPSGVKPPGHQNSVGYGGSVADPNPSYEAAGANPQHGLRLPPVHPAPEAHGDALLCYPGQVGKGSHKLQGPPAASCGGPGRCTGSLGGNKGSSCFYPDSGQQAFNSLDSLDLENTHLDFAAIVEDAESPTLLPGPPSPTGGLLLPAAGGANMAVGDMSSMLSTLAGESHFLNSIS from the exons ATGTTCAACCCCGTCACGCCTCAGGCCCCCGGCTACGCCGAGCACTGCTGCCCGCGGCCGCTGCACGGACCCTCTGCGGGCACAGCGGGGCTGCAAG GACTCGATTTTCCCGTGTGCCATCAGCCCAACCTGACCAGCAGTCACCACGGCTATGGGCTGGCGCCCGGCACTGAGCACCAGGGTGGTGCTGATG GCTCGCGGTTCTCAACGCCCCGTGGTGCTGGAAAGCTGGGCAAGAAGCGGGCTCTGTCCATCTCACCCCTGTCAGACTCTAGTGTTGACCTGCAGACGGTGATCCGCACCTCGCCCAACTCCCTCGTTGCCTTCATCAACTCCCGTTGCGCTTCCAGCAGTGGCTCCTATGGTCACCTCTCCATCAGCACCATCAG TCCATCGTTGGGGTACCAGAACCCTCCGGGGCAGCAGAAGGGCCAAGGGCAACTGTTCAGCCACACTCCACCTCTGCCACCTTGTAGCTCCCACGAAACCCTGTCCTCCCGCACAGGGCTCCTGCATCACACCCCGGCTCGTGGGACCCTCAAACACTGCCAG cagctgaagttGGAGAGGAGCCTGAGCAGCCCCTTGACAGCCAAATACCCAGAGGAGAAATCTGAGGGTGATATCTCCAGCCCAGCCTCCACCGGCACACAG GATCCCTTGCTGGGGATGTTGAGCATTCGGGAAGatctggagaaggaagatggGAAACCTGAATCTGAGACCATCTATGAAACAAACTGCtactgggatggctgtgccaGGGAGTTTGACACACAGGAGCAGCTGGTGCAT cACATCAACAACGAGCACATCCACGGGGAGAAGAAGGAGTTCGTGTGCCACTGGGCTGCGTGTTCCCGGGAGCAGCGGCCCTTCAAGGCTCAGTACATGCTGGTGGTTCACATGCGGCGTCACACAGGGGAGAAGCCTCACAAGTGCACG TTTGAGGGCTGTAACAAAGCCTATTCCCGGCTGGAGAACCTCAAGACTCACCTACGCTCCCACACGGGTGAGAAACCCTATGTGTGTGAACACGAGGGCTGTAACAAAGCTTTCTCCAACGCCTCCGACCGGGCCAAGCATCAAAACCGCACCCACTCCAACGAG AAGCCGTACATCTGCAAGATCCCGGGCTGCACCAAACGTTACACGGATCCCAGCTCCCTGCGGAAACACGTGAAGACGGTGCACGGCCCCGATGCCCACGTCACCAAGAAGCACCGGGGCAGCGCGTTGCCTGGCCATGCACTGCCTGCCTCTGCTGCAACACAAGACAtgaagcaagagaaaaacacaaacgGACCCGCTGAGATCCGGAAGGACGACGGCAAATTGTTGGTGCCTGATTTGGCCTCG AAgccacagcccagccctggaGGGCAGTCGTCGTGCAGCAGTGACCGCTCCCCCCTGGGCAGCACCACCAACAATGACAGCGGGGTGGAGATGATGGGCAACACGGGGGGCAGCTACGAGGATCTGTCCACGCTGGAGGACGTGGTGCCTGGGGAGCCCATGGGAACCTCGGGGCTGATGGCCCTTCAGAAGCTCGAGAACCTTCGCATTGACAAACTGAAGCAGATGAGGAAGCCGGCAGCAAACAAGAGCCTGAATCTGCCGGCCATCCCCGGAGCTG GTCTGTCCGGGGACGTGGCCGGTCTTTGCGTCCCGTCCCAGCGCCGCATCTCGGAGCTGTCGGCAGCGGATCTGGCCGTTCCACCGAGCGAGCGCCGCAGCAGCGCCACCAGCACCGTCAGCTCAGCCTACACCGTCAGCCGCCGCTCCTCCGCCGCGTCCCCGTACCTGGTGGGGCCGAACGTGCCCGGCGACGGAGGGACGATGCCGGGACGTTCTGACGGCTACGACTGCATCTCTCCGGATGAGCTGCGACGCTCCAGCGCCGCCAACCCGTGCGGAGCTCTGCCGGGTGTGGGCAGCCTCACTCCGGCTCAGCGCTACCGACTCAAAGCCAAATACGCCGCGGCCACGGGTGGGCCGCCCCCGACCCCGCTGCCCAGCGTGGAACCGCTGAGTCTGGGCGGCCACGGCAGCCTGCCCGGGGACTACCTGGAGCCGGCCGTGCCCTCCTGCTTTACAAACGGCTTGTTGCGAAGGCACAGCTCCAACGAGCATCGCGTGGGCAGCCTTCACCCTCATCTAGTGCCTGGGAATGGGGCGAGAAGGGCCAGCGATCCGGCCCGGACTGCAGCCAACCCTCCTCATTGCGTGCCTAAAGTGCAGCGTTTTAAAAGCGTGGGGAACATGAACGGGTCGGCGTTGAGCAGAGccgccctgcagcccctgcctgctCCAGATGGCAGCCTCCAGCGCCGCGTCTTCTCCCCACACCCACCCAGCATCAGGGAGAATGTTTACATGGAGAGCGTGAACGCGGAGGGCTCCGGACCTGGCACTGGGTCCGGCATGTTGGAAATGGATCCGTTCTTGAACTACCCCGAGGGAAGCTTCCCCTGCCAAGGGACCGACGTGCAGCTGCAGTGCGGGGCTCTGTATGGAGGCACCCAGCGGAGCCCGGGGGGGGGAATGCAGCTGAACCCGGGTGGGCACGGGGAGATGGAGGACGGACTGCTGCAGCCTGACTTCTCCCTGTGTCAGATGAACCAGCACTTCCCCAACCCTCGTGCTGCCGGCGGGACCGCGCTGCCTCCGTGGGACGAGCCCCCCCAAAGCAACGAGCTGCTCGTGAGCTCCGGGCAGCAGCATCACAGCGCTCCGTACCCAGCGCCCAACCACAAAGTGCTGGGCGCGTGTCAGGACGGCGGCTTTAACGACGGGCGTCGCTTGAACTGCTTGCAGATCAAATCGGAGCAGCGATACTCagctcccggcccggccctcgCTGCGTGTCACAGCGCCAAAGCTGCACAACCCGCCGCGTTCGGCCGGGCCGTGGGGGGGTACGAGGCCGAGGAGCAGCCAACACACGGCGGCTACGTGGGCATGTTGAGCCCCCGGGGCAGGAGGGCCCACACCCCCACCTCGCAGGCCAAAGAGGTGATGGTCCGCAGCTACGTGCAGGCGCAGCAGGCTCTGATGTGGGGGGAGCCCCCCAAGGGTGGGGAGGCCGGCGTGGGGCTGGGCGATGAGTGCGGGCAGTACCAGGGCGCTCACGCAGCTCCGTACCTTGGCCCCAAGTACTCTGCTTACCAACCCAAAGCCAGTCAcctgcaggggctgctggagAACACCCACCTCCTGAGCCCCCCCCCGTGCTTTAACCCCGACATGGTGCCACATCCCCCCAGCGGCGTGAAGCCACCGGGCCACCAGAACAGCGTGGGCTATGGGGGCAGCGTGGCCGACCCCAACCCCTCCTACGAGGCGGCAGGTGCCAACCCCCAGCACGGGCTGCGCCTGCCCCCCGTCCATCCCGCCCCCGAAGCGCACGGCGATGCGCTGCTCTGCTACCCGGGTCAGGTGGGCAAAGGCAGCCACAAGCTTCAGGGTCCCCCTGCTGCAAGCTGCGGGGGTCCCGGGCGTTGCACTGGGAGCCTGGGGGGCAACAAAGGCAGCTCTTGCTTCTACCCGGACTCGGGGCAGCAGGCGTTCAACAGCCTGGACTCGCTGGACCTGGAGAACACTCACCTGGACTTTGCTGCCATCGTGGAGGATGCGGAGAGCCCCACGCTCCTGCCtggcccccccagccccactgggGGTCTCCTGCTGCCTGCGGCCGGCGGTGCCAACATGGCCGTGGGTGACATGAGCTCCATGCTGAGCACTTTGGCCGGGGAGAGTCACTTCCTCAACTCCATCTCCTga